From Anaerosoma tenue:
GAGCGCGACCCACGCCCAGGGGCTCATGCGTCGCTCGGGCACCGGCTGCATGCGCGGCGAGCCGGTGGGGCGAGAGCTCGCCGAGTTCTCCACCGGCGGCAGCACGCTCGTCTGGTCCGCCGCCGCAGCCCCGCCGTAGATGCCGCCCACGGCCGACTGACCGCCGGCGACACGCCGCAGGTCGTCACGCATCTCGCTGGCCGACGCATAGCGATCGGCGGGGTTCTTGCGCAGCGATCGCAGGATGACCGCCTCGAGCGCCGGAGGGACCGCCGCACGCACCTGACGCGGCGGCACCGGCTCGTCGTTCACCTGCTTGAGCGCGGTCGCCACCGGGGTGTCGCCGTCGAAGGGCAGGGTGCCGGTCGCGAGCTCGTAGAGCGTCACGCCGAGCGAGTAGAGGTCCGAGGCGGGCGTGAGCGGCTTCCCCTGCGCCTGCTCCGGGCTGATGTACTGGGCCGTGCCGAGCACGGAGCCCGTCTGTGTCATGGTGGTGTTGCCGGCGCGGGCGATGCCGAAGTCCATCACCTTGATCGTGCCGTCGGGCGTGAGGACGATGTTGTGCGGCTTGATGTCGCGGTGGATGATGTCGTATCCATGCGCCACCGTGAGCGCACCGCACACCTGGGCGCCATACTCGGCCACCTTGTGCGGGTCGAGCGGACCCTGCCTGCTCACCAGCGATTTGAGATCGGTGCCCTTCACGTACTCCATGACGATGTAGTACGTGTCACCGTCGCGGCCCCAGTCGTACATGTTCACGATGTTGGGGTGTGACAGGTTGGCGGCGGCCTGCGCCTCCTGGCGGAAACGGGCCACGAAGTTGGGGTCTGACGCATACCGGGCATGCAGCACCTTGACCGCGACGGTGCGGCCGAGGACCTCGTCGACGGCCTTGAACACGTCGGCCATGCCGCCCGACCCGATCTTCTCCGTCACCTTGTATCTGCGTCCGAATATGAGATCTTCCACCAGTGACTCCACACCCTCCAGGCCCCGAGGCCGCTATCGGCGATCCATGACATTCTACTTCATCAGGCCGTTGCGCTCATCGTGTCCCGACAAGCGCCCTACGCGCGTCCTCCGGCCGCCGTCTCCGTGGCCGCCAAGAGCGCCTTCGCTACCGGTATCCTGCCGAGATCGCCGCCTCCAGTACACCTCGTGCCGCCGGAGCCGCCACACTGCCGCCTACCCCCGAGTTCTCGAGGATGATAACCACCGCGACCCGTGGTTCCTCGGCCGGCGCGAAGGCGATGAACCAGGCGTGCGTCTCCACCGACTTGCCGGCCTCGGCGGTGCCGGTCTTGCCGGCCACCGTCACGCCGTCGAGTGCGGCGCGCCCTCCCGACCCGGACCTCACCACGCCCACCATCGCCTCAGTGACCCGGGCGGCGGTCTGGGGGTCGAGCGCCTGCGTCCAGGGCCGGGGTGTGGTGCGTGTGATGATCCGTCCCGAGCGGTCGGTTATGGCGTCGACGAGATAGGGGCGCATCACCGTTCCGTCGTTGCCGATGCCGGCCGTCACGAGCGCCATCTGCAGCGGCGTCACCTGGGGCCCGGGCGGGCTCTCGTGCTCGCCCACGGGCTGTCCCACGCCCGCCCATGCCGTCTCCCACACGGTCATCTCCTGCGGGTCCGGCATGAGCGATCTGGCCACGGGCAGGTCGAACGGCACGTTGGAGCCGATGCCGAACTCCTCGCACTGGTCCACGAGCACGCTTGCGCCGATATCGTGGGCGAGCTGCCCGAACACCGTGTTGACCGAGCTCGCGGTCGCTTTGCGGAGGTCGATGGCGCCGTACGAGCTGCCTCCGTAGTTGGTCACGGGGGCGCCGCCTATGTCGATACGTGCGGGACCCGTGTATGTGGTGTCGAGGCTCGCCATGCCGCTTTCGAGGGCTGCCGAGAGCGTGACGACCTTGAATGTCGATCCAGGTGGGTACAGGCTCGACCCGGAGCGGTCGAGGAGAGGCGCCCCGCTCCCGTCGCTCGAAAGCCGTTCCCACTCCTCATCGATCGCGGCCGGGTCGTATGCGGGGTTCGACGCGTATGCGAGCACCGCCCCGGTGGAGGGGTCGATCGCCACGCAGGCGCCCCGCCGGTCCCCGAGGGCAGTCTCAGCGGCCGCCTGCACGCGTGAGTCGATCGTGAGTCGCACGTCGTTCCCGGCCACGGGCGTGCCCGCGGCCGCCTCGATCATGTCCGCGAAGGTGGCGAAATCGCGCTTGCCGGCAAGGGCCTCGTTGGCGGTGGCCTCGATCCCCGCGCGCCCGTATCGGATGCTGTAGTAGCCGAGCACGTGAGCCGCACTCGTGCCCTGCGGGTATTCCCGGACGTACACGGAACCGTCCTTCACAGATCTGGCCAGGACCACGCCGTCGGATGTGATGATGGCGCCCCGCTCCTGCTTCAGCTCGGCCGTGAGGCCACGGGTGTTCGCAGGGTCGGTCTTGAGGTCGGCGGCGGCCACGACCTGCACGTAGGTGAGGTTGACGACGAGCGCAACCATGAGCACGGCCAGGAAGCCCGCCACACCGGTGAGCCGCCGGGTGAGCGCGAGGCGGCCGAGCAACCCGGCGCCGCCGGTCACCGCGATCTCCGTCTCGCTGCCGGTGCCCGCGTCGCCGGCACGCATCAGCAGTCCGAGGAGGATGAAGTTGGAGAGCAGCGAGCTGCCACCATAGCTCACGAACGGCAGAGTGATGCCGGTCAGCGGGATCAGCCGGGTCACGCCGCCCACGATCACGAACGCCTGGAGGCCGAGGGTGGCCACCAGGCCCGTGGCCATGATCGCCGCGGCGTCCGAGCGCGCGCGTGTCGCGGTGGCGAGTCCCCGCATGCAGAACACCAGATACGCGATGATCAGCGCGGCGCCGCCGAGCAGCCCGAGCTCCTCGGCCACGGCGGTGAAGATGAAGTCGGTCTCCACGAAGGGGATGCGACCGGGCAGGCCGCGTCCGATGCCGAGCCCGATGACGCCGCCGTCGGCGAGCGCGAACAGCGACTGCACCAGCTGGTAACCACGACCCGCAGCGTCGGCGAAGGGGTCGAGCCAGATGGCGACCCGCTGCTGGACATGCGCGAACATCATGTATGCCGCCGATGCTCCCGCCGCGAAGAGCCCGAGGCCGGTGAGGACGTAAGCGGGCCTGCCCGTTCCCGCGTAGAGCATCACCAGGAACGTCCCGAAGAAGAGCAGGCTCGAACCCAGGTCCTTCTCGGCAACGAGGACGACGAGGCTGATCGCCCACATCATCAGCAGCGGCCCCAGGTGTTTCGCCGGCGGGAGCCACACGCCAAGGACCCGCGTGGTGGCCACCGACAAGACCTCGCGCTTCTCGGCAAGGTAGGCGCCGAGGAACACGACGATCAGGATCTTGGCCACCTCGGCAGGCTGGAACGAGAACCCCGCGAACCGGAGCCACAGCTTGGCGCCGTTGACCTCCACGCCGACGAGGGCGGGCAGCACGAGCAACACGATGCCCGCGAGTGCGATCGTGTACTTGTAGCGGCCCAGGCGCTCGAGCGACGGGACGACGGCAAGCGTGGCGACGAGTGCGGCGATACCCGCCAGGACCCAGAGGACCTGGCTGCCGGCAAGCTCGGGATCGAGCCGCGTGATCGTCGCGAGCCCGATCCCGGTGAGCAGGAACGCGATGGGCATGAGCGCCGGATCGGCGCCCCGGGCCAGGAAGCGGGCGGCCACATGCGCGGCGAGGAAGCAGGCGAAGAGGCCCAGCGGCACGAGGAGGTCGCCTATCGCCACGGTGCCGCCCGCCGACCCCTTCACCAGGGCGAACAGCACCACGACCGCAGGGGCGGCGGCGAGAAGCAGGAAGAGTTCGGTGTCGCGCCTGCTCTTCATGACCGGTTACGGGGCCGTCGTCGCGGAGGTCTCTTCCGCCAGCGCCCGGTAGGTCTGCACGAGGTCGCGCGCCTCGGCGATCCCGTCAAGCTGGATGCCTGTGGACAGCCGCGCCGCCATGATCGGGCTCAGGGCGCTCACCGGTATGGTGGTGACCTCGGAACGCTCGTGAAGGCTGAGGCCGGCGAACGTGCCCGGCACGCCCTCGTAGATGGCCACGTAACCACCCTCGTCGATCACGTACGCTTTCGAGCGTGCGTATGAGTCGGCCACCCACGCCGCTCCGCCCACCACCGCGAGCGCCGCAAGCAGCCACAGGAGCCGCACGCCCCACCGGCGAGCGCCGGGGGCGCCCCCCGCGCGGCGGGGTCGCGTTCCGATGTCCACGACCACGACGGTGATGTTGTCCTGCCCGCCCGCCTCCAGGGCGCTGTCGATGAGTTCGCGCACGGCCACGGATGGGGTGGGGGCAGTGGCCAACACGTGCTCGATGTCCTCGTCACGCACCATCGATGTGAGGCCGTCTGTTGTGAGCAGCAGCCGGTCTCCGGCTGCCGCCTCGGCCTCGAAGGTGTCGGCGAGCATATTGGGGTCTGACCCGAGCGCCCGGGTGATGACGCTCCGATTGGGGTGTGAACGTGACTCCTCGGCGGTGATGCGCCCCTGTCGAACCAGGTCGGCCACCATGGAGTGGTCCTGGGTGAGCTGCTCGAGGGTCCCGAGATGCAGCAGATACGCGCGGCTGTCGCCTACGTGGGCGACTGTCAGATGCGTGCCCTCGACCATCGCAGCCGTGAGCGTCGTGCCCATGCCGGAACGGCCACGACCGGACGTGGCGGCGTCTATCACCGCCGAGTTCGCCTGCCGCACCGCGCGACCGAGGGCCTTGAGGTCGCCGGAGCGCGGCGCCGCTTCGAGCAGCGTGTCGATGGCGAGCGAGCTGGCCACTTCGCCGGCCTGATGACCGCCCAGCCCGTCGGCGACCGCGAACAGCGGGGGAGCGAGCAGGAACGCGTCCTCGTTCACCGACCGCACCTTGCCGACGTGACTGTCACCCGCGTATCGCGACTCGCCCTGCGCGCTCACAGCCTCACCACCTCGATCCGGTTGCGGCCGAGCTCGATCGCGTCGCCTGCCGACAGCGGCATCGGCCGGGTGACCGGCTGACCGTTGACGACCGTCCCGTTGGTGGAGTCGAGGTCCTCGATGATGAAGCCGTTGTCCGACACGACGACCCGCGCATGGGTGGACGACACGAAGTCGTCAGCGATCACGAGGTCCGCGTCGGCGGAGCGGCCGATGAGGACCGGCCCGCTGAGCGGCACCGTGACGCCGGTGATCTCACGCGGCCCCCGGGTCACACGCAGCGCCAGCCCGCTCGCAGGTCGACGCACGCCGCCCCTCACCTTGCCGATGCCCGATCTGATAGCGGCGAGCAGGAAGAGGTAGAGAAGTCCGATCAGCACGATCCGCCCGAACAGCAGGACGATGTCGACCATGACTCACCCCCTCGGCTCGTGGTACACGAGACGGACGAGACCGATCTCGATGACGTCCCCGTCGTGCAGCCGCCGACGCTCCACCGGTTCGCCGTTGACGCGCGTGCCGTTGGTGGAGCCCAGATCGACGATGGCCCAGCCCTCGTCGAGGCGCATGAACGCGGCATGACGCCGTGAGACATTGACGTCGGCGATATGGATCTGACACTCGGCCAGACGACCCACGGTCACTTCGTCTCCGCTCAGGACGACGTCGTGCCCGAGATCGCTCATGGTGACGGTGGCGAGACCGGCGCCTCCATCACTCCCGGCCGGACCCGGCCTGGCGGCGCTGACGGCAGGCTCGGGCTCCTCGGTGAGCGACGCGCTCACGCGGAAGCGTCCCAGTCGCAGGTCGTCGTGCACGACGAACGAGACGCTCGGGCGCGTGCGCAGGTGATAACCGCGCTCGCGGGCGTGATCGGTCACATAGGTGGCGAGCTCCCCGCCGAGCGTGGCGCGGAACGAGCCGAGCTGATCGTGGTCCTCACGGGAGAGCGCGATGGTGTACGCGGTGGGAGCGTAGACCGTTCCTACACCGAGGGTACGCCCGTCGTCGGCAGCCCGCGCGAGGGCCCTCGCGAGCTCGACGGGCTGCACAGGGGAGCGGAACGCTCCCGCGAACATGCCCTCGATCGCGCCGCCGATCCGGTCTTCGAAATCGGAGAGGATACCCATCTACCTGCGCCGTGGTCGGGGTCTGTGCGGACCCCTCATGATACCAGGGGCTGTGCGGAGGGCGGCCAAGAGCGTCAGCTGGCCGTTGACAAGCGCAGCAGCCTGACGCGTCTGCAGCGGTCTCGGACGCTCTCGCTTCAGTCGTCGCGCGGCGGAGGAGAGCCGGCGGCCACAACGGCCGCCATGAGCGCGGCCGACACGCCGAGGTCGATGGCCGCGAGGGCGAGCATCGTCCCGTCCTGGGCCAGCAGATCCCACACGGCGAACGAACCTGCCATGACGGCGAGTCCCGCCGCAACGCCCGCCAGCGCCCACAGGCGGCTGCCGCGGCCGCAGGCCAGCGAGCACAGCGCCGCCGCAAGCGCCCACGACACAGGGATGAGGATCAGGCCCGGGTCGGCGAGACTCTCCAGGAATGCATCCGTCCCGACGCCCGAGCGCCATGGCGTGAGCAGCCACTGCCAGCCGGGCAGGAGCAGCGGGCGAGCGCCGCCCGTGGCCGCAGCCACCAAGATGGTCGTGATCGCGGACAGCCCTCCGGCAAGGGCGGCTCGTGCGGGCCTGTAGACGAATCCTGCGATGAGCGGCGCGAACGGTGCGCACCGCGCGATCCCTATCACGGGAGTCACCGCCGGAAGCAATGAATCCCCCTCGCCAAGCCGTGCCGTCGTCAACCACCAGGCCAGCACCAGAGCGAACGCCGCCAGCCCGATCCACCACTCGGCCATGATGCCGAGACCGACGGAGATGGCCACACCTCCCAGGGCGAGCCCGAGCCCGGGGGCGAGAGCGCCCGCCAGACCCGCGATGGCCGCCGATGCCGCACCAGCGCCGGAGCGCGGCAGCATCGCGCTCACGCCTGCCCACGCGAGCCATCCGGATACGAAGGCCGCGGAACCCCTGAGCAGCCAGCCGGAGTAGGGAGCGAGGGCGTACCACACGCCGCCGCCTGCGTACTCGCCCTCGAAAGCGAGCTCATCCCCCAGCGCATCGTCGAGATAGGCGGCGAGCATCTCGCGCCCGGTCGCCGCTTCGCCGAGGTGGAGCGACAGTGCATCGATGAACGCCTCCACCGAGTCGTGGCGTTCATCCGGGTCGGGTGACAGCGCCGCGAGCAACACGTCGGAAGCGGCGTCGGGGATCCACGGGGCGAAATCCGACGGAGCGGGAACCTCGGCCACCTCGATCTTGAACAGCGATCCCTCGGGGGTGTCCGAGTCGAACGGGCAGGCGTTGGTGAGCACCTCGTACATCAGGGATGCCAGCGCCCACACATCCGTGCGCTCATCGAGCCGCTCGCCGCGGATCTGCTCGGGCGGCATGTATCCGATCGTGCCGGCAGTGCCCGCGGCGCCGCCGTGGGCATCCGTGAGAGCGGCGATACCGAAGTCGGCGACCTTTGGGCGGCCGTCACGCGTGATGAGCACGTTGCCGGGCTTGATGTCGAGATGGAGCACGCCGTTGGCGTGGGCGTACCGGAGCGCGGATCCGACCGACTCTAGCACCGCAGCCGCTTCGTCGGGGTCGAGCGGAGCCTGGCGCTGGTCCAGGATCTCGGCCAATGAGGC
This genomic window contains:
- the pknB gene encoding Stk1 family PASTA domain-containing Ser/Thr kinase, yielding MEDLIFGRRYKVTEKIGSGGMADVFKAVDEVLGRTVAVKVLHARYASDPNFVARFRQEAQAAANLSHPNIVNMYDWGRDGDTYYIVMEYVKGTDLKSLVSRQGPLDPHKVAEYGAQVCGALTVAHGYDIIHRDIKPHNIVLTPDGTIKVMDFGIARAGNTTMTQTGSVLGTAQYISPEQAQGKPLTPASDLYSLGVTLYELATGTLPFDGDTPVATALKQVNDEPVPPRQVRAAVPPALEAVILRSLRKNPADRYASASEMRDDLRRVAGGQSAVGGIYGGAAAADQTSVLPPVENSASSRPTGSPRMQPVPERRMSPWAWVALVAVLIAAGLGVAFALGAFDGGGVVVPTLSGLTEEQAAAELETAGLTLGVVGTENSDTVAIGMIISQDPPAGEQVEPGTAVNIVVSLGVAEVAVPDLTEMSEQTAIDMLKASDDLEYDRTRDENNAEIEKGLVIRTEPAAGATVPKGTSVVLYVSAGVEQVEVPDVTGKTVANATAELEGIGLNVKTTESFSDTVAKGSVISQSPDANVVLKAGSTVTLEVSKGPEVIIVPDVRTMNEADAKKALTDAGLTPKVVYVSSPDDGIVINQFPIPGSSASRGDQVEIEVGKLPDGDGGEEDPETP
- a CDS encoding FtsW/RodA/SpoVE family cell cycle protein, whose product is MKSRRDTELFLLLAAAPAVVVLFALVKGSAGGTVAIGDLLVPLGLFACFLAAHVAARFLARGADPALMPIAFLLTGIGLATITRLDPELAGSQVLWVLAGIAALVATLAVVPSLERLGRYKYTIALAGIVLLVLPALVGVEVNGAKLWLRFAGFSFQPAEVAKILIVVFLGAYLAEKREVLSVATTRVLGVWLPPAKHLGPLLMMWAISLVVLVAEKDLGSSLLFFGTFLVMLYAGTGRPAYVLTGLGLFAAGASAAYMMFAHVQQRVAIWLDPFADAAGRGYQLVQSLFALADGGVIGLGIGRGLPGRIPFVETDFIFTAVAEELGLLGGAALIIAYLVFCMRGLATATRARSDAAAIMATGLVATLGLQAFVIVGGVTRLIPLTGITLPFVSYGGSSLLSNFILLGLLMRAGDAGTGSETEIAVTGGAGLLGRLALTRRLTGVAGFLAVLMVALVVNLTYVQVVAAADLKTDPANTRGLTAELKQERGAIITSDGVVLARSVKDGSVYVREYPQGTSAAHVLGYYSIRYGRAGIEATANEALAGKRDFATFADMIEAAAGTPVAGNDVRLTIDSRVQAAAETALGDRRGACVAIDPSTGAVLAYASNPAYDPAAIDEEWERLSSDGSGAPLLDRSGSSLYPPGSTFKVVTLSAALESGMASLDTTYTGPARIDIGGAPVTNYGGSSYGAIDLRKATASSVNTVFGQLAHDIGASVLVDQCEEFGIGSNVPFDLPVARSLMPDPQEMTVWETAWAGVGQPVGEHESPPGPQVTPLQMALVTAGIGNDGTVMRPYLVDAITDRSGRIITRTTPRPWTQALDPQTAARVTEAMVGVVRSGSGGRAALDGVTVAGKTGTAEAGKSVETHAWFIAFAPAEEPRVAVVIILENSGVGGSVAAPAARGVLEAAISAGYR
- a CDS encoding Stp1/IreP family PP2C-type Ser/Thr phosphatase, translated to MSAQGESRYAGDSHVGKVRSVNEDAFLLAPPLFAVADGLGGHQAGEVASSLAIDTLLEAAPRSGDLKALGRAVRQANSAVIDAATSGRGRSGMGTTLTAAMVEGTHLTVAHVGDSRAYLLHLGTLEQLTQDHSMVADLVRQGRITAEESRSHPNRSVITRALGSDPNMLADTFEAEAAAGDRLLLTTDGLTSMVRDEDIEHVLATAPTPSVAVRELIDSALEAGGQDNITVVVVDIGTRPRRAGGAPGARRWGVRLLWLLAALAVVGGAAWVADSYARSKAYVIDEGGYVAIYEGVPGTFAGLSLHERSEVTTIPVSALSPIMAARLSTGIQLDGIAEARDLVQTYRALAEETSATTAP
- a CDS encoding FHA domain-containing protein; this translates as MVDIVLLFGRIVLIGLLYLFLLAAIRSGIGKVRGGVRRPASGLALRVTRGPREITGVTVPLSGPVLIGRSADADLVIADDFVSSTHARVVVSDNGFIIEDLDSTNGTVVNGQPVTRPMPLSAGDAIELGRNRIEVVRL
- a CDS encoding FhaA domain-containing protein, giving the protein MGILSDFEDRIGGAIEGMFAGAFRSPVQPVELARALARAADDGRTLGVGTVYAPTAYTIALSREDHDQLGSFRATLGGELATYVTDHARERGYHLRTRPSVSFVVHDDLRLGRFRVSASLTEEPEPAVSAARPGPAGSDGGAGLATVTMSDLGHDVVLSGDEVTVGRLAECQIHIADVNVSRRHAAFMRLDEGWAIVDLGSTNGTRVNGEPVERRRLHDGDVIEIGLVRLVYHEPRG
- a CDS encoding serine/threonine-protein kinase produces the protein MEEQSILDRYRPLADLGSGGHGSVVLAFDTRMARRVAIKRLPLPLDRSGRPLTRTGLAEARTAALLNHPAIVTVHEWDLDEADAYIVMEDIDGASLAEILDQRQAPLDPDEAAAVLESVGSALRYAHANGVLHLDIKPGNVLITRDGRPKVADFGIAALTDAHGGAAGTAGTIGYMPPEQIRGERLDERTDVWALASLMYEVLTNACPFDSDTPEGSLFKIEVAEVPAPSDFAPWIPDAASDVLLAALSPDPDERHDSVEAFIDALSLHLGEAATGREMLAAYLDDALGDELAFEGEYAGGGVWYALAPYSGWLLRGSAAFVSGWLAWAGVSAMLPRSGAGAASAAIAGLAGALAPGLGLALGGVAISVGLGIMAEWWIGLAAFALVLAWWLTTARLGEGDSLLPAVTPVIGIARCAPFAPLIAGFVYRPARAALAGGLSAITTILVAAATGGARPLLLPGWQWLLTPWRSGVGTDAFLESLADPGLILIPVSWALAAALCSLACGRGSRLWALAGVAAGLAVMAGSFAVWDLLAQDGTMLALAAIDLGVSAALMAAVVAAGSPPPRDD